From Epinephelus lanceolatus isolate andai-2023 chromosome 12, ASM4190304v1, whole genome shotgun sequence, the proteins below share one genomic window:
- the crispld1b gene encoding cysteine-rich secretory protein LCCL domain-containing 1b: MKTSLPFPGLVRVASLLLCLSQTVLAMVLTNSTQLESILDQYRDKDEEWWKARSRGKRAISEGDMHLILDLHNKLRGQVHPPASNMEYMVWDYELERSAEHWAHTCRWEHGPSHMLTQIGQNLGAHWGRDRPPTYHVQAWYDEVRYYSYPYSQECNPHCPFRCSGPVCTHYTQLVWATSNRIGCAINVCYNMNVWGMIWAKAVYLVCNYSPPGNWWGHAPYKYGTPCSACPASYGGGCRDNLCYKDGGVDRRPAPEIEETNYIEPEPEPVRDREPQPRAQMPNPSPNDNLERNQVVSTEQMCQQLDCETKLRDQCKGTTCNRYECPPGCRDRPGKVVGTGYYDMQSSVCGAGLHSGVIDNDGGWLDVTRLGRKQHFTKSYKNGIQSIGKNRSANSFKVESVPVKAVTCETTVALFCPFKKPVRHCPRLYCPRNCLRDSRARVIGTKYYSDKSSICQAAIHAGVIQTESGGYLDVMPVDRRKQYSGSYQNGITSESLVNPTGGKAFRVFAVI, from the exons ATGAAGACGTCTCTTCCTTTCCCGGGCTTGGTTAGAGTGGCGAGCTTGTTGCTGTGTTTGAGCCAAACCGTCCTGGCCATGGTCCTCACCAACTCCACACAACTCGAGTCCATTCTGGACCAGTACAGGGACAAGGATGAGGAGTGGTGGAAGGCCAGGTCGAGAGGGAAGAGGGCGATCAGCGAGGGAGATATGCACCTTATCTTGGACTTGCACAACAAGCTGCGGGGTCAGGTCCATCCTCCTGCCTCTAACATGGAGTACATG GTTTGGGATTATGAGTTAGAGAGGAGCGCAGAGCACTGGGCACATACCTGTCGATGGGAACATGGACCGAGCCACATGTTGACGCAAATAGGCCAAAACCTTGGAGCCCACTGGGGCAG AGACCGCCCCCCTACCTACCATGTCCAGGCCTGGTATGATGAGGTGAGATACTACAGCTATCCCTACTCCCAGGAGTGTAACCCACACTGCCCATTCAGATGTTCAGGACCTGTTTGCACTCACTACACTCAG ttggtGTGGGCGACTAGCAATCGTATCGGCTGTGCCATCAATGTGTGTTACAACATGAACGTGTGGGGAATGATCTGGGCTAAAGCTGTCTATCTGGTCTGCAACTACTCCCCACC gggcAACTGGTGGGGTCACGCTCCATACAAATATGGAACTCCCTGCTCTGCCTGTCCAGCGAGCTATGGTGGAGGCTGCAGGGATAATCTCTGCTACAAAG ATGGGGGTGTTGACAGGCGTCCGGCTCCTGAGATTGAGGAGACCAACTACATTGAACCTGAACCGGAACCAGTGAGGGACAGGGAGCCCCAACCCAGGGCCCAGATGCCAAACCCCTCACCTAATGACAATCTAGAGAGAAACCAGGTtgtcagcacagagcagatgt gtCAACAGCTTGACTGTGAGACTAAGCTGAGGGATCAGTGCAAGGGGACGACCTGTAACAG ATATGAGTGTCCACCTGGCTGCCGCGACAGGCCTGGAAAAGTAGTTGGGACTGGATATTATGACATG CAATCTAGTGTGTGTGGAGCTGGGTTACACTCTGGTGTTATTGACAATGATGGAGGGTGGCTGGATGTGACCAGACTGGGCAGAAAGCAACATTTCACCAAGTCATACAAGAATGGTATTCAGTCGATTGG GAAAAACAGAAGTGCCAATTCCTTCAAAGTAGAGTCGGTGCCTG TCAAGGCAGTGACATGTGAAACAACCGTTGCACTTTTCTGCCCTTTCAAGAAACCAGTACGACACTGCCCCAG GTTGTATTGTCCCAGGAACTGTCTGCGTGACAGTCGAGCCCGAGTCATTGGGACGAAATACTACTCAGAT aaatCCAGTATTTGCCAAGCAGCCATTCATGCAGGAGTAATCCAGACTGAGTCAGGAGGGTACCTCGATGTAATGCCTGTAGACAGAAGGAAGCAGTACAGTGGCAGTTACCAGAATGGGATCACCTcagagag